One Miscanthus floridulus cultivar M001 chromosome 11, ASM1932011v1, whole genome shotgun sequence DNA window includes the following coding sequences:
- the LOC136493112 gene encoding uncharacterized protein: MGRSTWAVRLASLLAFGLVLGSVEASLGDVDPRYRTCVRECQTTGIIGENVISHCQSKENDTSVGGSWYNQEQIYIQWKQLNCRTDCCYFCMMQREGERQSLGLSPVKYHGKWPFLRVSVFQEPLSAALSAVNLLTHFTGWLSFFLLVSYKLPLRAQTKRTYYEYTSLWHIYAILSMNAWFWSTIFHTRDIDLTEKLDYSSPVALLGYSLILSLLRAFNVKDEATRVMFAAPILAFVTTHILYLNFYELDYGWNMKVCVVMAVVQLLTWAVWAGVSRHPSRLKLWTVVFGGALAMLLELYDFPPYMGYADAHSLWHASTIPLTYLWWSFVKDDAKFRTSMLIKKAK; the protein is encoded by the exons ATGGGTCGAAGCACCTGGGCGGTTCGGTTGGCTTCCCTTCTCGCGTTTGGTTTGGTGCTCGGCTCCGTCGAGGCCAGCCTCGGGGATGTTGATCCGCGCTACAG AACTTGCGTGAGGGAGTGTCAAACTACAGGGATTATTGGGGAGAACGTCATCAGCCATTGTCAGTCCAAAGAGAACGATACTTCTGTTGGAGGCTCTTGGTATAACCAGGAGCAAATTTACATCCAGTGGAAACAACTGAACTGTAGGACAGACTGTTGCTACTTTTGCATGATGCAAAGAGAAGGGGAACGACAGTCACTTGGTCTGAGCCCCGTTAAATATCATGGAAAGTGGCCATTCTTACGTGTTTCTGTGTTCCAG GAACCCCTTTCAGCTGCACTATCTGCTGTCAACCTACTGACGCACTTCACTGGCTGGCTTTCATTTTTCCTTCTAGTGAGTTACAAATTGCCTCTTAGAGCCCAGACCAAGAGAACTTACTACGAATATACTAGCTTGTGGCATATCTATGCAATCTTATCAATGAATGCATGGTTCTGGAGCACTATTTTCCATACTCG AGACATTGACTTGACTGAGAAATTGGACTATTCTTCACCTGTGGCCCTGCTTGGCTACTCGTTAATCCTTTCATTGCTAAGGGCTTTCAATGTCAAGGATGAGGCTACCAGGGTGATGTTTGCAGCCCCTATTTTGGCATTCGTTACGACGCACATCTTGTATCTTAACTTCTATGAGCTTGACTATG GTTGGAACATGAAAGTTTGTGTGGTGATGGCTGTGGTTCAACTTCTGACGTGGGCAGTTTGGGCTGGTGTAAGCCGGCATCCATCACGGCTGAAGCTCTGGACAGTTGTTTTTGGAGGAGCACTGGCCATGCTTCTTGAACTCTACGACTTCCCTCCATACATGGGTTATGCCGACGCCCATTCACTGTGGCATGCAAGCACCATTCCACTCACCTATCTCTGGTGGAGCTTCGTCAAGGACGATGCCAAATTCCGCACGTCAATGCTCATCAAGAAGGCAAAGTAA